The nucleotide sequence GTCGGGCATCGCCGCGCGCACGCGCTCGATGATGCCGAGGTAGCGGTCCTGGCGGTACGAGCGCCGCATCGCCCGCAACACCGTGTCGGAGCCGGACTGGAGCGGCATGTGCAGCTGGTGCATGACGTTCGGCGTCTCCGCCATCGCGGCGATCACGTCGTCGGGGAAGTCGCGCGGGTGCGGCGACGTGAAGCGGACGCGTTCGAGGCCTCGGATCTCCCCGCACGCGCGCAACAGTTTGGAGAACGCCTCGGGGTCGCCCATGTCGGACCCGTAAGCGTTCACGTTCTGCCCGAGCAGGGTGACCTCGATCACGCCCTCGGCGACCAGCGCCTCGATCTCGGCGAGCACGTCGCCGGGGCGGCGGTCCTTCTCCTTGCCGCGCAGCGCCGGGACGATGCAGAACGTGCACGTGTTGTTGCAGCCGACCGAGACCGACACCCAGGCCGCGTACGCCGATTCGCGCCGCGTGGGCAGCGTGGACGGGAACACGTCGAGTGATTCCAGGATCTCGACCTGGGCTTCCTCCCGGACGCGGGCGCGTTCCAGCAGCACCGGCAGCGAGCCGATGTTGTGCGTGCCGAAGACCACGTCCACCCAGGGCGCCTTGGCGACGATCGTGTCGCGGTCCTTCTGCGCCAGGCAGCCGCCGACGGCGATCTGCATGCCGGGTTGTCGGGCCTTTCTCGGCGCGAGGTGGCCGAGATTGCCGTAGAGCTTGTTGTCGGCGTTCTCCCGCACCGCGCAGGTGTTGAAGACGACGACGTCGGCCTCCTCGCCCGCGCCCGCGCGGACATAGCCCGCGTCCTCCAGCAGGCCGGACAGCCGCTCGGAGTCGTGGACGTTCATCTGGCACCCGAAGGTGCGCACCTCGTAGGATCGCGCGCTCATCGAGAAGCAAGGTTACGCGGTTCGCCCCGCTGGGTGACGACCGGTTTCACGGACGGGAACGCCATGACGCAGAGCCGGACGGGAGGCCCCCGCACGGGAGGGCCGCAGACCCGGCGGACGCGCGCGTTGGTCGCGGTGGTGCTCGCGGTGGCGCTGGCGCTGTTCGCGGGCGGCCTGTGGGTCGGCTCGGACGACGCCAAGCCCTACCGGGGCGGCCCGGTGAGCATTTCGACGGGCGTCCCGTCGGGCGTCTACTACCGCTACGGCCAGTTGCTCGCCCCGCGCCTGGAGGCCGATCTCGGCGTCCCGGTGACCATCGACGCGTCGGCCGGGTCGGTGGACAACGTGCGGCGCCTGATCGACGGCACCCACACCCTCGCCATCGCGACGGCCGACGCGGTGGCCGACCTGTCGCCCGCGGAACGCGACCAACTGCGCGCGATCGCACGCCTGTACGACGACTACGTGCAGTTGGTGGTGCCGGTCTCGTCGCCGGCGCGGAGCGTGGCCGACCTGCGCGGCAAGCGCGTGGGGATCGGGCCGCCGGCGTCCGGGGTGCAGCTGCTCGCGAACCGGATCCTCGCGACGGCGGGCCTCGACGCGCGCACCGACCTGGTGGCGACCGAGGACGGCATCGGCGACACCGCGGCGAAGCTGCGCGACGGACGGCTGGACGCGTTCTTCTGGTCGGGCGGCCTCCCCACCGAGGCGGTCCGCGTGCTCGCGGAGGAGGCGGACATCCGCTTCGTGCCGCTGGGCGATGTCGCGGCGACGCTGCGCGACCGATACCACCAGGTGTACCGCGAGGCGGTGATCCCCTCGGACGCGTACCAGGCCGGGCGGACGCTGCCGGGCGTCCGGCAGGAGGTGCCGACCGTCGCGGTACCGAACCTCCTGGTGACCCGGGCGGACACCGACCCCGACCTGATCCGCCGGGTGACCGGCACGGTGATGGGCGGTCGCGAGGCGATCGGGCGGGAGGTGCACGCGGCGCAACTGGTGGATCCGCGGACCGCCATCCTCACGTTCCCGCCGCTGTTGCTGCACGAAGGCGCCCGCCTTTGGTACCGGTCGGCGAAACCGTGACGCGGTCGACGTCGCGCGCGACACGCCCGATGCAACATGCTGGGGGCTGACCGAGCGCATTTGGGTGGACCTCCTAAACTCTGACGCCCCCGTCAGCAGGACCTGGAGCACCTGGGAGGAGGGCGTACCGCGGTGTCCGAGGGCGACATAGGCCGTGTGCTGAACGAGCGGTACCGCCTGAGCCGGAGCCTGGGCCGGGGCGGCATGGGCGAGGTGTGGCTCGCCGTCGACACCGCGCTCGGGCGGGAGGTCGCCGTCAAGGAACTGCTGTTCCCGCCGTCGCTGGACGAAGGCGCCCGGCGCACGTGGTCGGAGCGCAGCAGGCGCGAGGCGAGCGCGGCGGCGCGGATCCGGCACGAGAACGTGGTGACGGTCCACGACGTCTTCGAGGAGGACGGGCGCCCGTGGATCGTCATGGAGCTGGTGGTCTCGCGGTCACTGGCCGAAGTCGTGCGCGGTGAGGGGCGGCTGGACTTCGCGGAGGCCGCGCGGATCGGGCTCGGCGTGCTGCGCGCCTTGCGGGCGGCGCACGCCAAGGGGGTGCTGCACCGGGACGTCAAGCCCGCGAACGTGCTGCTCGGGTTCGACGGGCGCGTGGTCCTGACCGATTTCGGCATCGCGACGTTCGCGGACGCCCCGCAGGTCACGCACGTCGGCGAACTGCTGGGCACGCCGGGCTACCTGGCCCCGGAACGGGCCGAGCGCTTCGCGGCCGGCGGGGCGGGCGGCGCGGCGGGGGCGGGGGCCGCGGCGCACGGCGGTGGATCCCCTGGCGGCACCACGGACGCCGGCCCGGCGACCGGCACGGACGCCGGGTCGCCCGGCACCCCGAGCGGAGGCACGGCCACCCGCCGGCCCCCGCGCGGCGCGGACGAGACGCTGGGGCGCAGCGGTGACACGGTCCTCGACCCCGCGTCCGACCTGTGGTCGCTCGGGGCCACGCTGTACGAGATGGTCGAAGGCCGTCCGCCGTTCAGCCGCTCCTCGCCGGTCGAGGTGGTCGACGCCGTCGTCAACCAGGCTCCCCCGCCGCCGCGCCACGCGGGGCCGCTGGAGCCGGTGGTCATGGGCCTGCTGCGCAAGGACCCCGCGGACCGGCTGGACGCCAAGGAGGCCGAGGAACTGCTCGTCCGCGTCGTCCAGGAGGCGCTGGCCCCGACATGGGGCGGCGAATTGCCGTCGCCGCGCCGGCCGCCCGACGCGGGCACGGGCTCCGCGACCGGGATCGTCGGCGGGCCGGGTGCCGGGGCGTACCGGGCGGGCCTGGGGACCGGGCACACGGTGACGCACCGCAGCGCCCCGCGCGCGGACGGCGTGGGCGACAGGCCGGCCGCCCCGGAGGCGGGCGGCGCGGAATCCGGCCGGTCCGGCCCCGGTGCGGAGGCGGGCCCGCGGCCGGGCGGCCCGTTCGACCCGGTGGATCCCACGTGGGCGGGCGACGCCCCGGACGACGAGCCCGCCCCGCGGGCGCGCCGGCGGCGCCTGCGCGTGCTGGTCCCGGCCGTGGTCGTGCTGGCGCTGATCGCGGCGTCGGTACCGGTGATCAAGGCGCTGCGGGGGTCCGACGCGAAAGCCGACCCGTTCGCGGCGCTGCGGGAGTCGTCGCCCGCGTATCAGGCGATGGTGCGGCGGGGCTACATGATCATCGGCGTCAAGCCGGACCAGCCGGGGCTCAGCCAGAAGGGGCCGGACGGGCAGTACTCCGGCTTCGACAGCGAGATCGCGCGCATGATCGCGGCGGATCTCGGCTTCGAGGGCCGCGTGCGGTTCGTGGACGTCGAGACGCAGGGCCGCGAGTACCGCGTGTCGAGCGGCCAGGTCGACGTCATGGTGGCGAGCTACACGATCAACGCCGAGCGCTCGGAGAAGGTGTCGT is from Yinghuangia sp. ASG 101 and encodes:
- a CDS encoding TAXI family TRAP transporter solute-binding subunit — encoded protein: MTQSRTGGPRTGGPQTRRTRALVAVVLAVALALFAGGLWVGSDDAKPYRGGPVSISTGVPSGVYYRYGQLLAPRLEADLGVPVTIDASAGSVDNVRRLIDGTHTLAIATADAVADLSPAERDQLRAIARLYDDYVQLVVPVSSPARSVADLRGKRVGIGPPASGVQLLANRILATAGLDARTDLVATEDGIGDTAAKLRDGRLDAFFWSGGLPTEAVRVLAEEADIRFVPLGDVAATLRDRYHQVYREAVIPSDAYQAGRTLPGVRQEVPTVAVPNLLVTRADTDPDLIRRVTGTVMGGREAIGREVHAAQLVDPRTAILTFPPLLLHEGARLWYRSAKP
- a CDS encoding bifunctional serine/threonine-protein kinase/glutamate ABC transporter substrate-binding protein: MSEGDIGRVLNERYRLSRSLGRGGMGEVWLAVDTALGREVAVKELLFPPSLDEGARRTWSERSRREASAAARIRHENVVTVHDVFEEDGRPWIVMELVVSRSLAEVVRGEGRLDFAEAARIGLGVLRALRAAHAKGVLHRDVKPANVLLGFDGRVVLTDFGIATFADAPQVTHVGELLGTPGYLAPERAERFAAGGAGGAAGAGAAAHGGGSPGGTTDAGPATGTDAGSPGTPSGGTATRRPPRGADETLGRSGDTVLDPASDLWSLGATLYEMVEGRPPFSRSSPVEVVDAVVNQAPPPPRHAGPLEPVVMGLLRKDPADRLDAKEAEELLVRVVQEALAPTWGGELPSPRRPPDAGTGSATGIVGGPGAGAYRAGLGTGHTVTHRSAPRADGVGDRPAAPEAGGAESGRSGPGAEAGPRPGGPFDPVDPTWAGDAPDDEPAPRARRRRLRVLVPAVVVLALIAASVPVIKALRGSDAKADPFAALRESSPAYQAMVRRGYMIIGVKPDQPGLSQKGPDGQYSGFDSEIARMIAADLGFEGRVRFVDVETQGREYRVSSGQVDVMVASYTINAERSEKVSFAGPYYVAGQDFLVRRDDRGAARPEDLAGSRVCVVRESTSAARIREKFPTVQLEERGKYSECVDELRRKNVRGVSTDDTILAGFVAQFPDELRVLGSPFSEEPYGVGLSRGDTALANAVCTALNRHVDNGDWQRAYDATLGRLSLLPPRPPKCVPNMGG
- the miaB gene encoding tRNA (N6-isopentenyl adenosine(37)-C2)-methylthiotransferase MiaB codes for the protein MSARSYEVRTFGCQMNVHDSERLSGLLEDAGYVRAGAGEEADVVVFNTCAVRENADNKLYGNLGHLAPRKARQPGMQIAVGGCLAQKDRDTIVAKAPWVDVVFGTHNIGSLPVLLERARVREEAQVEILESLDVFPSTLPTRRESAYAAWVSVSVGCNNTCTFCIVPALRGKEKDRRPGDVLAEIEALVAEGVIEVTLLGQNVNAYGSDMGDPEAFSKLLRACGEIRGLERVRFTSPHPRDFPDDVIAAMAETPNVMHQLHMPLQSGSDTVLRAMRRSYRQDRYLGIIERVRAAMPDAAISTDIIVGFPGETDADFEQTLHVVREARFANAFTFQYSKRPGTPAAEMDGQIPKAVVQERYERLVALQEEISWDENKKQVGRTLDVLVAEGEGRKDEATARLSGRAPDNRLVHFRRPDDEVRPGDVATVAITYAAPHHLLAEGPPAAIRRTPAGDAWQKRTSAPAPAPGVLLGIPKIGAPAPEPSADTGSCRAH